A window of Citrus sinensis cultivar Valencia sweet orange chromosome 7, DVS_A1.0, whole genome shotgun sequence contains these coding sequences:
- the LOC102611916 gene encoding uncharacterized protein LOC102611916 isoform X2: MEKMNHAFEKMKMLVGMDVEDEESAVENDSNSFAFIEDFNRQCTLTTKQSLLVFFNPIKFGITFTFGNLLSLGSTAFLIGPKRQVTMMLDPARIYATAIYIASMIIALFSALYVHNKLLTLLALILEFGALIWYSLSYIPFARSMVSKIMLACFDTEF, encoded by the exons ATGGAGAAGATGAATCATGCgtttgagaaaatgaagatgcTAGTTGGAATGGATGTTGAAGACGAAGAATCAGCCGTAGAAAACGACAGTAACTCTTTCGCTTTCATCGAAGACTTCAATCGCCAATGCACTTTAACCACTAAGCAG TCATTACTTGTTTTCTTTAATCCAATCAAGTTCGGAATCACATTCACATTTGGGAATTTGCTTTCACTCGGAAG CACAGCATTCCTCATAGGCCCAAAACGACAAGTGACAATGATGCTTGATCCTGCTCGTATTTACGCAACAGCTATATATATTGCAAGTATGATTATTGCCCTGTTTTCTGCTCTCTAT GTTCATAACAAGTTATTAACACTTTTGGCGCTGATTTTAGAGTTCGGAGCACTAATTTG GTATAGCTTGAGCTATATCCCATTTGCAAGGTCCATGGTTTCCAAGATCATGTTAGCTTGCTTCGACACTGAATTTTAG
- the LOC102611617 gene encoding peroxidase 47 — MLLKSRMSLAKLVMAKLLSVFLFMEVIASGFRFGVDGLRMDYYIMTCPFGEQIVTNAVDRALDDDPTLAAALVRMHFHDCFIEGCDGSVLIDSTQDNKAEKDSPGNLSLRGYEVIDDAKNQLEEHCPGVVSCADIIAMAARDAIFWAGGPIYDIPKGRKDGRRSKIEDTINLPFPTFNASELIRAFGQRGFTAQEMVALSGAHTIGVARCSSFKSRLTGVDPTLDSDFAKTLSKTCSAGDNAEQPFDATRNDFDNLYFNALIRKAGVLFSDQTLLTNAKTRAAVNGYAMNQAMFFLDFQQAMVKMGMVDVKEGGKGEVRHNCRKIN, encoded by the exons ATGTTGTTGAAGTCTCGTATGAGTTTGGCAAAATTAGTAATGGCCAAGTTGCTTAGTGTTTTTTTGTTCATGGAAGTGATAGCAAGTGGTTTTAGGTTCGGAGTTGATGGACTTCGAATGGATTACTACATCATGACTTGCCCATTTGGTGAACAAATTGTGACAAATGCTGTCGACAGGGCTCTCGACGATGATCCCACTCTTGCTGCTGCCCTTGTTAGAATGCATTTCCATGACTGTTTCATTGAG ggGTGTGACGGGTCAGTTCTGATTGACTCAACGCAGGACAACAAAGCAGAAAAGGACTCTCCCGGCAATTTGAGCCTGCGGGGCTATGAAGTTATAGATGATGCTAAAAATCAGCTTGAAGAGCATTGTCCAGGCGTCGTTTCATGTGCCGATATCATTGCTATGGCTGCTAGAGATGCTATTTTTTGG GCCGGGGGTCCAATATACGACATACCAAAAGGAAGAAAGGATGGAAGGAGATCGAAAATAGAGGACACGATCAATCTACCCTTTCCCACCTTCAACGCATCAGAGCTCATTAGAGCCTTTGGCCAGCGTGGCTTCACTGCTCAAGAAATGGTTGCTTTATCAG GGGCGCACACGATAGGGGTGGCCAGATGTTCATCATTCAAAAGTCGGTTGACCGGCGTTGACCCAACCTTGGATTCCGACTTCGCAAAGACGTTATCAAAGACTTGCAGCGCCGGGGACAACGCGGAGCAACCCTTCGACGCCACCAGAAACGATTTCGACAATCTCTACTTCAATGCACTGATCAGAAAAGCGGGGGTTCTGTTTTCGGACCAAACACTGTTGACGAATGCGAAAACCAGAGCAGCTGTCAACGGTTATGCCATGAACCAGGCTATGTTTTTCTTGGACTTCCAGCAGGCCATGGTGAAGATGGGCATGGTTGATGTGAAGGAAGGCGGCAAAGGAGAAGTTAGACACAATTGTcgcaaaataaattga
- the LOC102611916 gene encoding uncharacterized protein LOC102611916 isoform X1 has protein sequence MEKMNHAFEKMKMLVGMDVEDEESAVENDSNSFAFIEDFNRQCTLTTKQRLYGFAICFSVGIFCTLLSLLVFFNPIKFGITFTFGNLLSLGSTAFLIGPKRQVTMMLDPARIYATAIYIASMIIALFSALYVHNKLLTLLALILEFGALIWYSLSYIPFARSMVSKIMLACFDTEF, from the exons ATGGAGAAGATGAATCATGCgtttgagaaaatgaagatgcTAGTTGGAATGGATGTTGAAGACGAAGAATCAGCCGTAGAAAACGACAGTAACTCTTTCGCTTTCATCGAAGACTTCAATCGCCAATGCACTTTAACCACTAAGCAG AGGTTGTATGGTTTCGCTATCTGCTTCTCTGTCGGCATATTCTGTACACTATTG TCATTACTTGTTTTCTTTAATCCAATCAAGTTCGGAATCACATTCACATTTGGGAATTTGCTTTCACTCGGAAG CACAGCATTCCTCATAGGCCCAAAACGACAAGTGACAATGATGCTTGATCCTGCTCGTATTTACGCAACAGCTATATATATTGCAAGTATGATTATTGCCCTGTTTTCTGCTCTCTAT GTTCATAACAAGTTATTAACACTTTTGGCGCTGATTTTAGAGTTCGGAGCACTAATTTG GTATAGCTTGAGCTATATCCCATTTGCAAGGTCCATGGTTTCCAAGATCATGTTAGCTTGCTTCGACACTGAATTTTAG
- the LOC102612211 gene encoding uncharacterized protein LOC102612211: MGKKKLKVVEEASPDIDLKSIIRDHALFFDKLVELVPARFYLPVDDKEKPWFQGLSKKEKASVKKEVRENIKKARRDRLDPEKSNITTLDLLKQNLEKERSHEESDDEETENKPVMSGFEGDDRSVTYEELRQRLKKKIEELRAGRNADSSDKPKKRNEKSDKKGIQQKKRKRESGTEERKSTTNNSSDNVEEDIAEASNKLAFTHVKIGDDVKHVKKKRKKPSKFEELEKAKKLEEAKKDPEKGEMIATKHSWQTATSRAAGIKVHDNPKLLKQSIQKDKRKHQKNAGKWKERTEARERMKAEKQQKRSANISERIHQKKMRRIEKREKKLLRPGFEGRKDGYINADAA; encoded by the coding sequence ATGGGTAAGAAAAAGCTAAAAGTTGTTGAGGAAGCCAGTCCTGATATCGATTTAAAGTCCATTATTCGTGACCATGCGCTGTTCTTTGACAAGTTGGTTGAGCTTGTCCCGGCAAGGTTTTATCTACCAGTTGATGATAAAGAGAAGCCATGGTTTCAAGGCCTcagcaagaaagaaaaagcttCAGTGAAGAAGGAAGTGAGAGAAAATATCAAGAAAGCTCGGAGAGATCGGTTGGATCCTGAGAAGTCTAATATAACAACACTTGATTTGTTGAAGCAAAACTTGGAAAAGGAAAGATCACACGAGGAGAGTGACGATGAGGAAACGGAGAATAAACCTGTGATGTCTGGTTTTGAAGGTGATGATCGATCAGTGACATATGAAGAACTCCGGCAAAGActtaaaaagaagattgaaGAGCTTCGAGCTGGTCGAAATGCTGATAGTTCAGATAAACCAAAGAAGAGGAATGAGAAGAGTGACAAGAAGGGAATTCAGCAGAAGAAACGCAAGAGAGAATCCGGAACTGAAGAAAGGAAATCTACCACTAACAATTCTTCAGATAATGTGGAGGAGGATATAGCAGAGGCGTCGAATAAACTTGCGTTTACTCATGTTAAAATTGGAGATGACGTAAAACATGttaagaagaagaggaagaagccTTCCAAGTTCGAGGAGCttgaaaaggcaaaaaaacTGGAGGAAGCAAAGAAAGATCCTGAGAAAGGAGAGATGATTGCGACGAAGCATTCATGGCAAACAGCCACCAGTAGAGCTGCAGGAATTAAGGTGCATGACAATCCAAAACTGTTGAAACAGAGCATACAGAAGGATAAAAGGAAGCATCAGAAGAATGCTGGGAAGTGGAAGGAGAGGACTGAAGCCAGAGAGAGGATGAAAGCTGAGAAACAGCAGAAGCGATCGGCAAATATTTCTGAGAGGATTCACCAAAAGAAGATGCGACGTATcgagaaaagagagaaaaagctCTTGCGACCAGGATTTGAAGGTCGCAAGGATGGGTATATTAATGCTGATGCTGCTTAA
- the LOC102606691 gene encoding zinc-finger homeodomain protein 3-like — MNSSSSPPKERQFIVLVNSSNSNGNIVVQDHEEEKNPCKKVVRYKECLKNHAAAIGGSATDGCGEFMPSGEEGSIESLKCSACNCHRNFHRKEIGCDAHYHHLHQQAMMMLSGNSGSAHSASDEKVERRGVVVGRPAPADDDDHQKRMMMRKRFRTKFTQEQKEKMLSFAERADWRIQKLDESVVQQFCQEIGIKRRVLKVWMHNNKQSFAKKNSSSFD, encoded by the coding sequence atgAACAGTTCTTCAAGCCCACCGAAGGAGAGACAATTTATCGTGCTTGTTAACAGCTCAAACTCAAATGGTAACATAGTCGTGCAGGATCATGAGGAAGAGAAGAATCCTTGCAAAAAGGTGGTGAGGTACAAGGAATGCCTGAAGAACCATGCAGCAGCTATTGGCGGCAGTGCCACAGATGGATGCGGCGAGTTCATGCCCAGCGGAGAAGAAGGCTCCATTGAATCCCTAAAATGCTCGGCATGCAACTGCCACAGAAACTTCCACAGAAAAGAGATAGGATGTGATGCTCACTACCATCATCTTCATCAGCAGGCCATGATGATGCTCTCCGGAAATAGCGGGTCGGCGCATTCGGCATCGGATGAGAAGGTTGAAAGAAGAGGTGTGGTTGTAGGAAGGCCAGCTCCAGCTGACGATGATGATCATCAAAAGAGGATGATGATGAGAAAGAGGTTTAGGACAAAGTTCACACAAGAACAAAAAGAGAAGATGCTGAGCTTTGCTGAAAGGGCTGATTGGAGAATACAGAAGCTTGATGAATCTGTTGTGCAGCAGTTCTGTCAAGAGATCGGGATCAAGAGGAGAGTTCTCAAAGTTTGGATGCACAATAACAAGCAGAGTTTCGCCAAGAAAAACTCGTCATCGTTTGATTAG